In Blastocatellia bacterium, one DNA window encodes the following:
- a CDS encoding ThiF family adenylyltransferase: MNREKYSRQILFREIGEAGQERLLQSRAVIIGCGALGAAQAEMLARAGVGFLRLVDRDFVEESNLHRQIMFEERDAAERLPKAVACARRVERINSDVRTEVIVADVNYKNIERLIADVDVVLDGTDNFETRYLINDACVKHGKPWIYGAAVGSYGLTMTIRPGITPCLRCVFEKIPPPGSSPTCDTAGIILPIILTIASIQVTEALKLLIGRVEKLHEGLIQVDVWETSFHRVSLRKVRESADCPACRHRRFEFLEASVRQSALTLCGRNAVHISSFGDASLDLREIAERLKPLGEVTLKEFLLIFRVNGYELNLFPDGHCIVKGTEDMALARSLYARYIGI, translated from the coding sequence ATGAATCGAGAGAAGTACTCGCGGCAAATCCTCTTTCGAGAGATCGGCGAAGCGGGACAGGAGCGCTTGCTCCAGAGTCGCGCCGTCATCATCGGCTGCGGAGCGCTCGGCGCCGCGCAGGCGGAGATGCTCGCGCGCGCGGGCGTGGGGTTCTTGCGGCTGGTGGATCGCGATTTCGTCGAGGAATCCAACCTGCACCGACAGATCATGTTCGAGGAACGCGATGCTGCGGAACGGCTCCCCAAGGCGGTCGCGTGCGCGCGGCGCGTTGAGCGCATCAATTCCGATGTGCGCACAGAGGTCATCGTCGCCGACGTGAACTACAAGAACATCGAACGGCTGATCGCCGATGTGGACGTCGTCCTCGATGGCACGGACAATTTCGAGACGCGTTATCTCATCAACGACGCGTGCGTCAAACACGGGAAGCCTTGGATCTACGGCGCGGCCGTTGGCTCCTATGGGCTCACGATGACGATTCGTCCGGGCATCACGCCGTGCTTGCGGTGCGTGTTCGAGAAGATCCCTCCGCCCGGATCTTCTCCCACCTGCGATACGGCGGGCATCATCCTTCCCATCATCCTCACCATCGCCTCGATCCAGGTGACGGAGGCGCTCAAGCTGCTCATCGGGCGCGTCGAGAAGCTACACGAAGGGCTGATTCAAGTGGACGTGTGGGAGACGTCCTTCCATCGCGTGAGCCTGCGCAAAGTGCGCGAGAGCGCCGATTGTCCGGCCTGCCGTCACCGGCGGTTCGAATTCCTGGAAGCAAGCGTGCGGCAATCGGCTCTGACGCTGTGCGGACGGAATGCCGTTCACATTTCGAGTTTCGGCGACGCCTCGCTCGATCTGCGAGAGATCGCCGAACGCTTGAAGCCGCTCGGGGAGGTGACACTCAAAGAGTTCCTCCTCATCTTTCGTGTGAACGGCTATGAACTGAATCTCTTTCCGGACGGGCATTGCATCGTCAAAGGGACGGAGGATATGGCGCTGGCTCGAAGTCTCTACGCCCGATATATCGGGATTTGA